One window from the genome of Nicotiana sylvestris chromosome 9, ASM39365v2, whole genome shotgun sequence encodes:
- the LOC104244728 gene encoding uncharacterized protein gives MDRLLAHFVLILEVLTRYIEGEVPWCMLFADDTVLINETRDGVNARLEVWREMLESKCFKLSRSKTEYLECTFSDGMHEEGVEMKIGTQVIPKRDRFKYLGSIIQGNREIDEDVTYRIGAGWMRWRLASGVLCDKSVPPGLKDKFYRVVVRSTMLYRAEC, from the coding sequence ATGGATCGGCTATTGGCCCATTTTGTCTTAATACTAGAGGTGCTGACGCGATACATtgaaggggaggtgccatggtgtatgctaTTCGCTGACGACACAGTCTTGATTAATGAGACACGTGATGGAGTTAATGCTAGGTTGGAAGTTTGGAGAGAGATGCTGGAGTCTAAGTGTTTTAAGTTAAGTAGGTCGAAAACTGAGTACTTGGAGTGCACATTCAGTGATGGGATGCATGAAGAAGGAGTGGAAATGAAGATTGGTACTCAAGTCATCCCTAAAAGAGATAGATTCAAGTATCTTGGGTCGATTATTCAAGGCAacagggagattgacgaggatgttacCTATCGTATTGGAGCGGGGTGGATGAGATGGAGGCTCGCCTCGGGGGTCTTATGTGATAAGAGTGTGCCACCTGGACTTAAGGACAAGTTTTACAGAGTGGTGGTTAGATCTACTATGTTGTATAGGGCTGAGTGTTAG